The following proteins are co-located in the Falsibacillus pallidus genome:
- a CDS encoding DEAD/DEAH box helicase: protein MTKFSELGLSPTTLKSVKRMGFEEATPIQAGTIPLSLQGKDIIGQAQTGTGKTAAFGIPLIEKLDPKSNDVQGIIIAPTRELAIQVSEELYKVGQDSRARVLAVYGGADIQRQIRALKKNPNIVVGTPGRILDHIKRRTLRLDNVHTLILDEADEMLNMGFKEDIESILSNVPADRQTLLFSATMPDPIRRIAEKFMKNPELVKVKAKEMTVSNIEQFYVKVPEREKFDVLSRLLDTQSPELAIVFGRTKRRVDELANALSLRGYLAEGIHGDLSQAKRLLVLKKFKEGKIDVLVATDVAARGLDISGVTHVYNFDIPQDPESYVHRIGRTGRAGKEGVAMTFVSPREMGYLKVVEQTTKKRMTPMKPPTWSEALEGLLKASYDQLAETIEANSLQDYQEMGEKLLENFTPEQIAAAALKVLTKEPDSSAIKITEEAPLPSRRGSGSGSRDNGRSRRRGKPQGSGQGQRSYGRDQQRSSASRPPRKRPQKNN from the coding sequence TTGACGAAGTTTTCAGAATTAGGTTTAAGCCCAACAACGTTGAAGTCAGTTAAACGGATGGGTTTTGAAGAAGCAACTCCAATTCAAGCCGGAACGATTCCTTTGAGTCTACAAGGAAAGGACATCATCGGCCAGGCACAGACAGGTACAGGGAAAACCGCTGCTTTTGGTATTCCACTGATCGAGAAGCTTGATCCAAAAAGCAATGACGTACAAGGGATCATTATTGCCCCTACCCGTGAATTAGCCATTCAGGTTTCTGAAGAATTATATAAAGTCGGCCAAGACAGCCGTGCACGTGTATTGGCTGTATATGGAGGAGCGGACATCCAGCGCCAAATCCGTGCCCTTAAGAAAAACCCTAACATTGTTGTAGGAACTCCAGGACGTATCCTTGACCATATCAAACGACGCACATTGCGTTTAGATAATGTTCACACATTGATTTTGGACGAAGCGGATGAAATGTTGAACATGGGCTTCAAAGAAGATATCGAGTCCATCCTTTCCAATGTACCGGCAGATCGCCAAACACTTCTATTCTCAGCTACAATGCCGGATCCAATCCGCCGCATCGCTGAGAAATTCATGAAGAATCCTGAGCTTGTAAAAGTAAAAGCAAAGGAAATGACAGTATCCAACATCGAGCAGTTCTATGTGAAAGTACCAGAAAGAGAAAAATTCGATGTATTATCCCGTTTGCTTGATACGCAATCCCCTGAGCTTGCGATTGTATTCGGCCGTACGAAGCGCCGTGTAGATGAACTTGCAAATGCTCTTTCCTTAAGAGGATATTTGGCAGAAGGGATCCACGGAGATCTAAGCCAAGCGAAGCGCCTGCTTGTTCTTAAAAAGTTCAAAGAAGGCAAAATCGATGTATTGGTTGCAACGGATGTTGCAGCTCGCGGTCTGGATATTTCAGGCGTCACACATGTCTACAACTTCGATATCCCGCAAGATCCGGAAAGCTATGTCCACCGTATCGGACGTACTGGACGCGCAGGTAAAGAAGGTGTGGCAATGACATTTGTCAGCCCTCGTGAAATGGGCTACTTGAAAGTAGTTGAACAGACTACTAAGAAGCGCATGACTCCAATGAAGCCGCCGACTTGGTCAGAAGCACTTGAAGGACTGCTAAAAGCGTCTTACGATCAATTAGCTGAAACCATCGAAGCAAATTCATTGCAGGATTATCAGGAAATGGGCGAAAAATTGCTTGAGAATTTCACTCCTGAGCAAATTGCTGCAGCTGCATTGAAAGTTCTTACAAAAGAGCCTGACAGTTCAGCAATCAAAATTACCGAAGAAGCTCCTCTTCCATCCAGAAGGGGTAGCGGAAGCGGAAGCAGAGACAACGGCCGCTCCCGCAGAAGAGGGAAGCCTCAAGGATCCGGTCAAGGACAGCGCAGCTACGGGCGCGACCAGCAGCGTTCTTCTGCTAGCAGACCGCCAAGAAAAAGACCTCAAAAAAATAACTAA
- a CDS encoding alpha/beta hydrolase has product MMKGCLLIHGFTGSPFEVQPLADYLAEHTEWKVAVPTLPGHGEELELKGILHHEWIECAEEALKDLLDECEEVYLVGFSMGGLIAGYLAARYPVSRLVLLSAAAYYINFEQLLKDIKEIINDSLNGKLKENELFNRYRKKIISTPISSTREFKKIVKLSKSVLGEIDIPTFIAQGEEDGIVPIKSAYYLYDKIGSSRKILRLEPGAKHLICHCDGQMELFDEIFCFLKEKNKGRSLR; this is encoded by the coding sequence ATGATGAAAGGATGTCTATTAATACACGGTTTTACCGGCTCCCCATTTGAAGTGCAGCCTTTAGCCGACTATCTGGCAGAGCATACCGAGTGGAAAGTGGCGGTTCCGACTCTTCCCGGACATGGGGAAGAGCTGGAGCTTAAGGGCATCCTTCATCATGAATGGATTGAGTGTGCGGAAGAAGCGTTAAAAGATCTGTTGGATGAGTGCGAAGAGGTCTACCTTGTCGGATTCTCGATGGGCGGATTGATTGCAGGCTATCTTGCAGCAAGGTACCCTGTGTCCCGCCTGGTGCTGCTGAGTGCCGCTGCGTACTATATCAACTTTGAACAACTATTGAAGGATATAAAAGAAATCATAAATGACTCGTTAAATGGAAAGCTTAAAGAGAATGAGTTGTTTAACCGCTACAGAAAGAAAATAATTTCAACGCCAATTTCTTCCACAAGAGAATTTAAGAAAATCGTCAAGCTTTCCAAGTCAGTGCTGGGTGAAATCGATATTCCCACGTTTATCGCTCAAGGGGAAGAAGATGGAATTGTTCCCATTAAAAGCGCTTATTATTTATATGATAAAATCGGGAGCAGCCGAAAGATCCTAAGGCTGGAGCCTGGCGCCAAGCATTTGATCTGCCATTGCGATGGGCAGATGGAATTATTTGACGAAATATTTTGTTTTTTGAAGGAAAAAAATAAAGGCAGGTCCTTACGTTGA
- a CDS encoding UDP-N-acetylmuramoyl-tripeptide--D-alanyl-D-alanine ligase — translation MIKRSIKQLSEMFQFDQKVLDAFGDTDIQGVCIDTRKLQKGNLFIPFKGEKIDGHTLVKDAFEKGAAAALWEKDVPNPPQDVPILLVESSMEAVQELSKSYRNQLDLKVVGVTGSNGKTTTKDMIAAVLGTGFKVQKTEGNYNNHLGLPLTLLSIEEDTKAVVLEMGMSARGEIEFLTKLARPDIAVITNIGESHLQDLGSREGIAEAKLEIALGLGEEGTLVYFGDEPLLQERLQGSLPYKLQSFGQSENNDVYPVQVDSTADGNHFRVNINPDIEFFVPVMGIHNVMNAISAVIVGSKLGLDLEKIKTGLAGLKLTAMRMEKVAGINGSVIINDAYNASPTSMRAAINLAEEQTGLGKKYLVLGDMLELGDKEKEFHLQTGREIDPEKITEVFTYGERGLWIAEGARERFGEKRVHASLDKEPLIEELKSKVQEKDFILVKASRGMKLEDIVHALESK, via the coding sequence ATGATAAAACGTTCGATAAAACAGCTTTCGGAAATGTTTCAGTTTGATCAAAAGGTTCTTGATGCTTTCGGAGACACTGACATTCAAGGCGTCTGCATTGATACGAGAAAGCTGCAAAAAGGCAATTTGTTCATTCCGTTTAAAGGAGAAAAAATCGACGGGCATACATTGGTCAAGGATGCCTTTGAAAAAGGGGCTGCGGCAGCATTGTGGGAAAAAGATGTCCCCAACCCTCCTCAGGATGTCCCTATATTGCTGGTGGAAAGCTCAATGGAAGCCGTACAGGAACTTTCCAAGTCGTATCGGAATCAACTAGACTTGAAAGTCGTCGGCGTCACCGGCAGCAACGGGAAAACGACAACGAAGGACATGATTGCTGCTGTATTGGGCACTGGATTTAAAGTGCAGAAGACAGAAGGGAACTACAATAACCACCTCGGCCTTCCATTGACCCTGCTGTCCATTGAGGAAGATACAAAGGCGGTCGTCCTCGAAATGGGAATGAGCGCAAGAGGAGAAATCGAGTTCCTGACAAAATTAGCCCGTCCAGACATCGCTGTTATCACTAATATTGGAGAATCCCACTTGCAGGATCTCGGTTCGAGGGAAGGAATTGCTGAAGCCAAGCTTGAAATTGCCCTTGGTCTTGGGGAAGAAGGGACACTCGTTTATTTCGGCGACGAGCCGTTGCTGCAGGAAAGGCTGCAGGGCAGTCTGCCTTATAAATTGCAGTCGTTTGGACAAAGTGAAAATAATGACGTTTACCCTGTCCAGGTAGATTCGACAGCGGATGGAAACCATTTTCGAGTAAACATCAATCCTGATATCGAATTCTTCGTTCCGGTAATGGGGATACACAATGTAATGAATGCCATTTCAGCGGTTATCGTCGGCAGCAAGCTTGGCCTTGATTTGGAGAAAATCAAAACCGGGTTGGCCGGCCTCAAACTGACTGCCATGAGAATGGAGAAAGTGGCTGGAATCAATGGATCTGTCATTATTAATGATGCTTATAATGCCAGTCCGACTTCTATGCGTGCAGCAATCAATCTTGCAGAAGAACAGACAGGATTGGGCAAAAAATATTTAGTCCTTGGGGATATGCTCGAACTTGGCGATAAAGAGAAGGAATTCCATCTTCAAACCGGACGGGAAATCGATCCTGAGAAAATCACTGAAGTATTCACTTATGGCGAGCGCGGGCTGTGGATTGCGGAAGGGGCGAGGGAAAGATTTGGCGAGAAGCGGGTCCACGCCTCACTGGATAAAGAGCCGTTGATCGAGGAACTTAAGAGTAAAGTGCAAGAAAAGGATTTTATCCTCGTAAAGGCATCAAGAGGGATGAAGCTGGAAGATATCGTCCATGCTTTAGAATCAAAATAG
- a CDS encoding D-alanine--D-alanine ligase: MKTKLNLLYGGKSAEHKVSLQTAKAVIGALDPEKYDIQPIFITTEGRWVKGPLLSGPVETVKELEYNNGENIAPTALADASAQVEKGNTEVVFPLLHGPNGEDGTVQGMLELLNLPYVGNGVLASAAGMDKVIMKNLFAQAGLAQVDYVWFIRQSWKDDPEAAYKEVEERLGYPCFVKPANLGSSVGISKCTNREELSQAFEEAFQFDRKIIIEEGVVAREIEIGVMGNDKPECSVAGEIVPKKDFYDYKAKYEDGETALIIPAEISDEVYAEMKDMAVKSYKALDNSGLVRADFFLTKDGRVLINEVNTMPGFTPFSMFPLLWKHTGVDYPALIERLVQLAIERHEEKQNIKHTF, encoded by the coding sequence ATGAAGACGAAATTAAATTTATTATACGGCGGGAAATCCGCAGAACATAAAGTATCTTTGCAAACAGCTAAAGCGGTTATCGGTGCTTTAGATCCCGAAAAATATGATATTCAGCCGATCTTTATCACAACGGAAGGCCGCTGGGTCAAAGGCCCACTGTTATCTGGTCCGGTAGAAACCGTGAAAGAACTTGAATATAACAATGGCGAAAACATTGCACCTACTGCCTTGGCAGACGCCAGTGCACAAGTGGAAAAAGGAAACACTGAAGTGGTCTTTCCGCTCCTTCATGGTCCAAATGGAGAGGACGGTACAGTTCAAGGCATGCTGGAGCTGCTCAACCTTCCTTACGTTGGGAATGGAGTGCTTGCATCCGCTGCCGGCATGGATAAAGTCATCATGAAAAATCTATTTGCCCAAGCAGGATTGGCGCAAGTCGATTATGTCTGGTTCATCCGCCAATCTTGGAAGGATGACCCTGAAGCTGCCTACAAAGAAGTAGAAGAGAGATTGGGGTATCCTTGCTTTGTCAAACCGGCAAACCTCGGCTCGAGTGTAGGTATCAGCAAATGTACGAATAGAGAAGAATTGAGCCAAGCGTTTGAAGAGGCTTTCCAATTCGACCGTAAAATCATCATTGAAGAAGGCGTTGTCGCAAGAGAAATCGAAATCGGCGTAATGGGGAACGATAAACCTGAATGTTCCGTTGCCGGTGAAATTGTTCCGAAAAAAGATTTCTATGATTACAAAGCGAAATACGAAGATGGTGAAACAGCACTGATCATCCCGGCTGAAATTTCCGATGAGGTCTACGCGGAGATGAAGGACATGGCAGTTAAATCCTATAAGGCATTGGATAATTCCGGTCTTGTGCGAGCGGATTTCTTTTTGACGAAGGATGGAAGAGTCCTGATCAATGAAGTGAACACCATGCCGGGCTTCACGCCATTCAGCATGTTCCCTCTTCTTTGGAAGCATACAGGTGTCGACTATCCGGCTCTTATTGAAAGATTGGTTCAATTGGCGATTGAACGCCATGAAGAAAAGCAAAACATCAAGCATACATTCTAA
- a CDS encoding DUF4937 domain-containing protein, giving the protein MLIKHIVCEVAEGKRELFSDAQGQWLKVKNTPGLLWQLGGWDAEFNAHIWGIWSCEVLYEQFMKFNHDWIYNTNKQKEIHDSIAITFSKVKEVEHMETFLSLIEDGMTFEWMEFPDSCRFTAAKEGTVGSYSFVEKWLVRGNQQ; this is encoded by the coding sequence ATGCTGATTAAGCATATTGTTTGTGAAGTAGCAGAAGGGAAAAGGGAATTATTTTCTGATGCGCAAGGTCAATGGCTCAAAGTTAAAAATACACCAGGCCTGTTGTGGCAATTAGGCGGCTGGGATGCAGAGTTTAACGCGCATATTTGGGGGATTTGGAGCTGCGAGGTTCTTTACGAGCAGTTTATGAAATTCAACCACGATTGGATTTATAATACGAATAAGCAAAAGGAAATCCATGATTCGATCGCCATTACCTTTTCAAAAGTAAAGGAAGTGGAGCACATGGAAACCTTTTTATCGTTGATAGAAGACGGGATGACATTTGAATGGATGGAATTTCCGGATTCCTGCCGTTTTACTGCCGCAAAGGAAGGAACAGTAGGCAGCTATTCATTTGTAGAAAAATGGCTAGTCCGGGGAAACCAGCAATAA
- a CDS encoding hemolysin family protein, whose translation MIIINIGLLIILIGLTAFFVSSEFAIVKVRSSRIDQLVAEGNPKAEAAKELVTNLDSYLSACQLGITITALGLGWLGEPTVQELINPLFHTLHVPGSVSHILSFIISFSVITFLHVVLGELAPKTFAIQKAEQLTLLIATPLIWFYRIMYPFIWTLNSSARFTAGLFGLEPASEHDMAHSEEELRIILSESYKSGEINQSEYRYVNKIFEFDNRVAKEIMVPRTEIISFEKDTTLSEILSIVKVEKYTRYPVTDGDKDNIVGVVNMKELLTDCVHNQCQEEETLAKYTKPIISVIEMIPIQDLLVKMQKERSHMAILLDEYGGTAGLVTVEDILEEIVGEIRDEFDADEIPLIRKTGEHNYLFDAKVLVEQVNDLLGTHLSDEEVDTIGGWMLTQKYDLKEGDTLEEGSFLFKAHEMEDHHVLYVEVKKAAQS comes from the coding sequence TTGATAATCATAAATATTGGTTTATTGATCATTCTTATCGGTTTGACGGCATTCTTCGTTTCATCGGAATTCGCAATTGTTAAAGTACGTTCTTCCCGCATTGATCAGCTCGTTGCGGAAGGGAACCCTAAAGCGGAAGCTGCCAAAGAATTAGTCACAAATTTAGACAGCTACTTATCCGCATGCCAGCTGGGAATCACTATTACAGCTTTAGGACTTGGTTGGCTTGGGGAACCGACTGTGCAGGAATTAATCAATCCGCTGTTCCATACGCTGCACGTTCCCGGGTCGGTCAGCCATATTCTTTCCTTTATTATTTCGTTCAGCGTCATCACTTTTCTCCATGTCGTCCTTGGGGAGCTGGCTCCGAAGACTTTTGCCATCCAAAAGGCGGAACAATTGACGCTGCTCATTGCAACACCGTTAATCTGGTTTTATCGAATCATGTATCCATTCATTTGGACATTGAATAGCTCCGCACGGTTCACGGCTGGATTATTCGGCCTCGAACCCGCTTCTGAGCATGATATGGCCCATTCAGAGGAAGAGCTCAGAATCATCCTTTCTGAAAGCTACAAAAGCGGGGAAATTAACCAATCTGAGTATCGATATGTCAACAAGATCTTTGAATTCGACAATCGTGTAGCTAAGGAAATCATGGTGCCGAGGACCGAAATCATTTCATTTGAAAAAGATACAACCCTCAGTGAAATCCTTTCAATCGTAAAAGTGGAAAAATACACAAGGTACCCCGTTACAGATGGGGATAAAGATAACATTGTCGGTGTCGTCAATATGAAGGAACTGTTGACAGACTGCGTGCATAACCAGTGCCAGGAAGAAGAGACTCTTGCGAAATACACGAAGCCGATCATCAGCGTCATTGAGATGATCCCCATCCAGGATCTTCTGGTCAAAATGCAGAAAGAACGGAGCCATATGGCCATCCTCCTCGATGAGTACGGCGGAACGGCCGGTTTGGTAACGGTTGAAGACATACTTGAAGAAATCGTTGGCGAAATCAGGGACGAATTTGATGCCGATGAAATTCCGTTGATTCGCAAAACAGGCGAACACAATTATTTATTTGATGCCAAAGTGCTGGTCGAACAAGTCAACGATTTATTGGGCACACACCTCTCTGATGAAGAAGTTGATACAATCGGGGGCTGGATGCTTACCCAAAAGTATGACTTGAAAGAAGGAGATACCTTGGAAGAGGGTTCTTTCCTTTTCAAGGCACATGAGATGGAAGATCATCACGTTCTATATGTAGAAGTGAAAAAAGCTGCACAGAGCTGA
- a CDS encoding hemolysin family protein, whose protein sequence is MDIFNLVLVVILIALTAFFVASEFAIVKVRSSRIDQLLEEGNSSAISAKRVITSLDEYLSACQLGITITALGLGWLGEPTIAGLVHVLFEKINFTSSVSHIISVAIAFTAITFLHVVIGELAPKTFAIQKAENITLIIAKPLIAFYKVLYPFIWTLNTSARLVTRLFGLKPVSEHELAHSEEELRIILSESYKSGEINQSEFKYVNKIFEFDDRIAKEIMVPRTEIVSLAKEDTLDVFLDIVREEKFTRYPIIDGDKDHIIGMVNVKEVFTDLINNMELNTQTLESYVRPIIRVIDSIPIHDLLVKMQKERIHMAILMDEYGGTSGLVTVEDILEEIVGEIRDEFDMDEIPVIRKIKDNHYIIDAKVLVGEVNNLLGLAISDEDIDTIGGWILTENYDAKQGDSVMYEDFEFTIKEMEEHHIKYLDVKKKINVTETSPQQIALTKSEALSQQM, encoded by the coding sequence TTGGACATATTTAACTTGGTGCTTGTCGTAATACTTATTGCACTTACTGCTTTTTTTGTAGCTTCTGAATTTGCGATCGTCAAGGTGAGAAGTTCACGGATCGATCAATTATTAGAGGAAGGAAACAGCAGTGCAATTTCCGCTAAACGCGTCATTACGAGCTTAGACGAGTACTTATCTGCCTGTCAGCTGGGAATCACCATTACAGCGCTCGGGCTTGGTTGGCTTGGAGAACCTACAATTGCAGGTCTTGTCCATGTCCTTTTTGAAAAAATTAATTTTACGTCGTCCGTGTCCCACATTATTTCGGTAGCGATCGCATTCACTGCCATCACTTTTCTGCATGTGGTTATAGGTGAACTTGCACCTAAGACATTCGCCATTCAAAAAGCAGAAAATATTACACTTATAATCGCAAAGCCGCTTATCGCTTTTTATAAAGTCCTGTACCCATTTATCTGGACATTAAATACATCTGCAAGACTGGTTACAAGACTCTTTGGCTTAAAACCAGTATCTGAACACGAACTTGCCCATTCGGAGGAAGAGCTTAGAATCATTCTTTCCGAGAGCTACAAAAGCGGGGAAATCAATCAGTCTGAATTTAAATATGTAAATAAGATCTTTGAATTCGATGACAGGATTGCCAAAGAAATTATGGTCCCCCGTACTGAAATCGTCTCCCTTGCAAAAGAAGATACGCTTGATGTCTTTCTTGATATCGTAAGGGAAGAAAAATTCACCAGATATCCTATCATTGATGGAGATAAAGACCATATCATCGGAATGGTCAATGTGAAGGAAGTTTTCACAGACCTCATCAATAACATGGAATTAAATACGCAGACACTAGAATCCTATGTACGTCCGATCATCCGTGTCATCGACTCCATTCCGATCCACGACCTGCTCGTCAAGATGCAGAAAGAAAGAATCCACATGGCGATTCTTATGGATGAATACGGTGGAACTTCGGGACTTGTGACGGTTGAGGACATCCTGGAGGAAATCGTCGGCGAGATACGGGATGAATTCGATATGGATGAAATTCCGGTGATCCGAAAAATCAAAGACAACCATTACATCATTGACGCCAAAGTCCTTGTAGGCGAAGTGAACAACCTTCTTGGCCTTGCTATAAGCGATGAAGACATCGATACAATCGGCGGCTGGATCCTGACTGAGAACTACGATGCGAAACAAGGCGATTCCGTCATGTACGAGGATTTCGAGTTCACAATCAAAGAGATGGAAGAGCATCATATCAAATATTTGGATGTCAAAAAGAAAATAAATGTAACAGAAACTTCCCCCCAGCAAATTGCGTTGACAAAGTCTGAGGCTCTGTCACAACAAATGTAG
- a CDS encoding polysaccharide deacetylase family protein → MIFLIWAAAIILAYLILTVFSTIFIRVFSIGITKKGQIPNRIAITFDDGPDPVYTPRLLDVLKKHNVKATFFLVGEKAERYPEIVKRIHDEGHLIGLHNYKHISNWFIPPFTLRTHLKRSQDIIYSITGEKPFYYRPPWGHFNAFTLMASAGSRVIMWTSIPGDWKENVGADKLLERLVAARQSGAVITLHDSGTTFGADEHAPKNTIEALDRFLTLEDSKTYSYTTVNDVLEHSSGK, encoded by the coding sequence GTGATTTTCTTGATATGGGCTGCAGCAATCATACTCGCCTATTTAATCTTAACGGTGTTTTCCACCATCTTTATCCGGGTCTTCTCCATCGGGATCACTAAAAAGGGGCAAATCCCCAATAGGATTGCCATTACGTTTGACGATGGCCCAGATCCTGTCTACACACCGAGACTATTAGATGTATTAAAAAAACATAACGTCAAAGCCACCTTCTTTCTGGTCGGCGAAAAAGCTGAAAGATATCCAGAAATCGTTAAGCGCATCCATGATGAAGGGCACTTGATCGGGCTGCACAATTACAAACATATATCGAACTGGTTCATCCCCCCTTTCACCCTAAGGACGCATCTCAAACGATCACAGGATATTATTTATTCTATTACTGGTGAAAAACCATTCTATTACCGCCCGCCTTGGGGGCACTTCAATGCCTTTACACTTATGGCTTCTGCCGGCAGCCGGGTAATCATGTGGACTTCTATCCCCGGTGACTGGAAGGAAAATGTAGGAGCTGACAAATTGCTGGAGCGTTTAGTGGCAGCAAGACAGAGCGGTGCGGTCATCACTCTTCATGACAGCGGAACTACGTTCGGTGCCGATGAACACGCACCGAAAAACACAATAGAAGCACTGGATCGTTTTTTAACCTTGGAAGATTCAAAAACCTACAGCTACACGACCGTAAATGATGTGCTGGAACATTCGAGCGGGAAATGA
- a CDS encoding DedA family protein: MNEHILELLNQYSYLLIFVMGFFGIVGIPAPEESLFVYLGVLSKQGGLSLIGCIASSTLGSFTGMVTAYLLGAYIGKPFLSRFGKYLGLNSDRWESFMSHWNVKRSLLKGFFIPGVRQLNPYFAGIEHISFLLFLLLSFVGALIWTSAYTLLGFFISTYIPIHPIIITYVGIALFALFIIQMIIRWIKSRQKKRANG; this comes from the coding sequence ATGAACGAACATATTCTGGAATTATTAAACCAATACAGCTACCTTCTCATATTTGTCATGGGATTTTTCGGCATCGTCGGCATCCCTGCCCCCGAAGAAAGCTTATTTGTCTATCTCGGGGTCCTGTCGAAGCAGGGCGGACTATCCTTGATTGGATGTATTGCATCATCCACTCTTGGTTCCTTCACAGGAATGGTCACGGCCTATTTGCTGGGAGCTTATATCGGGAAGCCTTTCCTTTCCCGCTTCGGCAAATATTTAGGGCTTAACTCAGATAGGTGGGAATCGTTCATGTCCCATTGGAATGTCAAACGTTCGCTTCTCAAAGGGTTTTTCATACCTGGCGTCCGTCAATTGAATCCTTATTTCGCAGGGATTGAGCACATTTCCTTTCTACTCTTTCTGCTTCTGTCTTTTGTCGGGGCGTTGATTTGGACGTCAGCTTATACACTGCTAGGCTTCTTTATCAGCACCTATATCCCGATTCATCCAATCATCATCACGTATGTAGGGATTGCGCTATTTGCCCTATTCATTATCCAGATGATCATCAGATGGATTAAATCCCGGCAGAAAAAACGAGCAAATGGGTAA
- the argS gene encoding arginine--tRNA ligase: MDLKGIYTESILSALNGELDAQTIYSLIETPKHQHLGDLAFPCFSLAKAMKKAPIEIAEHLSQKIKGPEIDHVQPAGPYINVFFSKNEIARTIIPSILTAGAAFGSGEDGIGKTVVLDMSSPNIAKPFSMGHLRSTVIGNSLALIAEKMGYKAVRLNHLGDWGTQFGKLITAYRKWGVEEDVQENPIGELFKLYIRFHQEAETDPILEEEGRKAFKELEDGVEENIRIWTWFRDESLKAFMTIYDLMNVKFDDWNGEAFYNDKMGEVIALLEEQKLLETSEGAEVVRLDDKQLPPCLIKKSDGATLYATRDLAAAIYRQQEYHFDEALYIVGQEQTIHFKQVFGVLKKLGFSWADHMKHVPFGLYLKDGKKMSTRKGRVILLEEVLNEAISLAANNIKAKNPGLQNAEDVAKAVGTGAVLFHDLKNDRMNNIEFSLEDMLAFEGETGPYIQYTHARANTLLRKSPIEDVEFTSLSDEDSWEVIKLLRLFPEMISKAYTQLSPSVLAKYLIDTAQSFNKYYGKVRILEQDSELGSRLSLVQAVVIVLSEGLRLLGISAPDQM; the protein is encoded by the coding sequence ATTGATTTAAAAGGCATTTATACCGAGAGCATCCTATCTGCATTGAATGGAGAATTAGATGCACAAACAATCTATTCCCTTATTGAAACGCCAAAGCATCAGCACCTTGGCGATTTAGCATTCCCTTGCTTCTCACTTGCAAAAGCCATGAAGAAAGCACCTATTGAAATAGCAGAACACCTTTCCCAAAAAATAAAAGGACCGGAGATTGATCACGTCCAGCCTGCTGGCCCCTATATCAACGTTTTCTTTTCTAAGAATGAGATCGCCCGTACCATCATCCCTTCCATTCTAACTGCAGGGGCTGCCTTTGGAAGCGGTGAGGACGGGATAGGAAAAACCGTCGTACTGGATATGTCTTCTCCAAATATCGCTAAACCCTTCTCCATGGGGCATCTTCGTTCCACTGTGATTGGAAACTCATTGGCCCTGATTGCCGAAAAAATGGGATATAAGGCAGTGCGGCTCAATCATTTAGGGGATTGGGGAACACAGTTTGGAAAATTAATCACAGCCTATCGGAAATGGGGTGTCGAAGAGGACGTTCAGGAAAATCCGATCGGAGAATTATTTAAACTGTACATCCGTTTTCACCAGGAGGCCGAAACGGATCCCATTTTAGAAGAAGAAGGGCGAAAGGCATTTAAGGAGCTTGAAGATGGTGTTGAAGAAAATATAAGAATCTGGACTTGGTTCCGCGATGAGTCCCTGAAAGCATTCATGACCATCTATGACCTGATGAATGTAAAATTCGACGATTGGAACGGCGAAGCCTTTTATAATGACAAGATGGGAGAAGTAATCGCGCTTCTGGAAGAACAAAAACTCTTGGAGACTTCTGAAGGGGCCGAAGTAGTTCGATTAGATGACAAACAGCTTCCTCCCTGCCTGATCAAGAAATCGGATGGTGCTACCCTTTATGCCACCAGGGATTTGGCAGCTGCCATCTACCGTCAACAGGAATATCATTTTGACGAAGCTCTCTATATCGTTGGCCAGGAGCAGACGATCCATTTCAAGCAGGTATTCGGAGTCCTGAAAAAACTGGGGTTTTCATGGGCAGACCATATGAAGCACGTACCTTTTGGCCTTTATTTAAAAGATGGGAAAAAAATGTCGACACGAAAAGGCAGAGTCATCTTGCTTGAGGAAGTCTTAAATGAAGCCATTTCGCTTGCCGCTAACAACATTAAAGCCAAGAACCCGGGGCTTCAGAATGCAGAGGATGTAGCGAAAGCAGTCGGAACCGGAGCTGTATTGTTCCACGATTTAAAAAATGACCGGATGAATAATATTGAGTTTTCACTTGAAGACATGCTTGCTTTTGAAGGAGAAACGGGTCCTTATATACAATATACGCATGCGCGGGCCAACACCCTTTTGAGAAAGTCTCCTATCGAAGATGTAGAATTCACCTCCTTATCGGACGAAGACAGCTGGGAAGTCATCAAGCTGCTCCGTCTTTTCCCAGAGATGATTTCAAAAGCTTATACACAGCTCTCTCCTTCGGTCCTAGCCAAATACTTGATTGATACGGCACAATCATTCAACAAGTACTATGGAAAAGTAAGGATTTTAGAACAAGACTCGGAGCTTGGTTCGAGATTGTCACTGGTCCAAGCAGTGGTAATTGTGCTTTCGGAAGGATTGAGATTACTCGGGATTTCTGCCCCGGATCAAATGTAA